In a single window of the Nicotiana tomentosiformis chromosome 10, ASM39032v3, whole genome shotgun sequence genome:
- the LOC104120207 gene encoding heat shock cognate 70 kDa protein 2-like isoform X1, with protein sequence MERDMEFVLDELMINSGNVVENVTETLNSIPSELKRLLQMLKDFAAKVLVTLKNVGGEVLLTLKNVGGEVLLTLKNIGGQMVVTLKNIGGGFASWFNRMFPPGTRIEKIKEWCKFALCFIGMLVIVYASFYAGKVGAAIMKNIFGDGFPSWCTMVFPPGTRVETIKEWCQVALCIIKFLLCSTEQDDESFRAGKMVATVKNFGDGFADVFPPPGTKIHKIKEWCQAASPFIGLLLRWLQQDAETYYQGVKSQLELTNLEDESSMYAAVLGLILLLPNYVKERCDKIKPVAGKGQGPIIGIDLGTTYSSVGVWQHDRVEIIANDQGNRMTPSYVSFTDLERLIGDAAEKEVARNPTNTVFAAKRLIGRRFSDASVQSDMKLWPFQIGAVAGDKPPRIGVYYKGEKKQFTAEEISSMVLMKMKEIAEAFLGTSVRNAVVTVPAYFNDSQRQATKDAGVIAGLNVMRIINEPTAAAIAYYGLDNKATSVAEKNVLIFDLGGGTFDVSILTIVEGSTFEVKATAGDTSLGGEDFTNRLVNHFVQEFKIKSTKDITGNPMALQRLRTACESAKRTLSSAAQTTIEIVSLYEGIDLSSTITRAKFEELNMDLFAKCMTSVEDCLRDALMIQSSVHDVVLIGGSTKIPKVQQLLQDLFNGKKLCKSINPDEAVAYGAVVHAAILSGERKVQDLLVLDVTPLSLSVRSDTSHDMSVTLIPKNTTIPTRKHFTTPHTIQVFEGEKVAKITDNNLLGEFELSGVPPKSPQITACFHIDADGILNVSTEDTTDGQNNNLFPVSKKKKKNAITVTNNKGRLSKEEIEKMVQEAEKYKSQDEEHKRKVKAKNALENYSNSMRKAVKDYKEKIEDATEQSNQWLNGNHLVGPDQIEGKLKELQSLCNSMTAKMYPEAGGNT encoded by the exons ATGGAGAGAGACATGGAATTCGTACTAGACGAATTGATGATCAATTCAGGGAACGTGGTAGAAAATGTAACGGAGACACTTAACTCAATACCAAGTGAGTTAAAAAGATTGTTGCAGATGCTAAAGGATTTTGCTGCCAAAGTGTTAGTGACGCTAAAGAATGTTGGTGGCGAAGTGTTATTGACGCTAAAGAATGTTGGTGGCGAAGTGTTACTGACGCTGAAGAATATCGGAGGACAAATGGTGGTGACATTAAAGAATATTGGTGGTGGATTTGCTAGTTGGTTTAATAGGATGTTTCCGCCGGGAACTAGAATCGAAAAGATCAAAGAATGGTGTAAGTTTGCTTTATGCTTCATAGGGATGCTAGTTATTGTTTATGCAAGCTTTTATGCTGGAAAAGTAGGGGCGgcaataatgaagaatattttTGGCGATGGATTTCCTAGTTGGTGTACTATGGTGTTTCCGCCGGGAACTAGGGTCGAAACGATCAAAGAATGGTGTCAGGTTGCTTTATGCATCATAAAGTTTCTGCTGTGTTCGACTGAACAAGATGATGAAAGCTTTCGTGCTGGAAAAATGGTGGCGACAGTAAAGAATTTTGGTGATGGATTTGCTGACGTGTTTCCGCCGCCGGGAACTAAAATCCATAAGATCAAAGAATGGTGTCAGGCTGCTTCACCTTTCATAGGGTTGCTGCTGCGGTGGCTTCAACAAGATGCTGAAACCTATTATCAGGGAGTGAAATCGCAGCTAGAGCTGACTAATTTAGAGGATGAAAGCTCTATGTATGCGGCGGTACTGGGACTGATACTGCTACTGCCCAATTATGTGAAGGAAAGATGTGATAAAATTAAGCCAG TGGCAGGAAAAGGACAAGGACCGATAATCGGAATCGATCTCGGCACTACATACTCATCCGTCGGCGTGTGGCAACACGACCGTGTTGAAATCATTGCCAATGATCAAGGTAACAGAATGACGCCATCCTACGTTAGTTTCACTGATTTGGAGCGTCTCATTGGTGATGCCGCCGAAAAAGAAGTCGCTAGGAACCCTACCAACACTGTCTTTG CTGCTAAAAGGTTGATAGGTAGGAGATTTAGTGATGCCTCTGTGCAGAGTGACATGAAGTTGTGGCCATTCCAGATTGGTGCTGTTGCTGGTGATAAGCCACCGAGGATTGGAGTCTACTACAAGGGTGAGAAGAAACAGTTTACTGCTGAGGAGATCTCATCTATGGTGCTCATGAAGATGAAAGAGATTGCTGAAGCCTTCCTTGGCACAAGTGTTAGGAATGCTGTGGTTACTGTTCCAGCCTATTTCAATGACTCTCAGCGTCAGGCCACCAAGGATGCTGGTGTTATTGCAGGCCTGAATGTGATGCGTATTATCAATGAACCTACTGCAGCTGCCATTGCTTATTATGGTCTTGATAACAAGGCTACAAGTGTTGCTGAGAAGAATGTGCTAATCTTTGATCTTGGTGGCGGCACATTTGATGTCTCTATTCTAACAATTGTGGAAGGTAGTACCTTTGAGGTGAAAGCTACTGCTGGAGACACCAGCCTTGGAGGTGAGGACTTCACCAATAGGTTGGTTAACCATTTTGTTCAGGAATTCAAGATAAAGAGCACAAAGGATATCACTGGTAATCCTATGGCGCTCCAAAGGTTGAGAACTGCATGTGAGAGTGCAAAAAGGACTCTTTCATCCGCTGCTCAGACCACCATTGAAATTGTCTCTCTGTACGAGGGTATTGACCTTTCTTCCACCATCACACGTGCTAAATTTGAAGAGCTTAACATGGATCTGTTTGCAAAGTGTATGACATCAGTTGAGGACTGTTTGAGGGACGCTCTGATGATCCAGAGCTCAGTTCATGATGTCGTCCTGATTGGTGGCTCCACTAAAATCCCAAAGGTCCAACAACTTTTGCAGGACCTTTTCAATGGGAAGAAGCTATGCAAGAGCATCAACCCTGATGAGGCTGTTGCTTATGGTGCTGTAGTGCATGCTGCAATTTTAAGTGGGGAGCGTAAGGTGCAGGATCTTTTGGTGTTGGATGTTACCCCTCTTTCCCTTAGTGTGAGATCTGATACTTCTCATGACATGTCTGTAACATTGATTCCCAAAAACACCACTATCCCAACAAGGAAACACTTTACAACCCCCCACACGATTCAGGTCTTTGAAGGTGAGAAAGTAGCGAAGATCACGGACAATAACTTGCTTGGCGAATTCGAGCTCTCTGGCGTCCCTCCTAAAAGTCCTCAAATCACAGCGTGCTTTCACATTGATGCTGATGGTATCTTGAATGTCTCTACTGAGGACACGACAGATGGCCAGAATAACAATCTTTTTCCTgtttcgaagaagaagaagaagaacgcgATTACAGTCACCAATAACAAGGGCAGACTCTCGAAGGAGGAGATCGAGAAGATGGTTCAGGAAGCAGAGAAGTACAAATCTCAGGATGAGGAACACAAGAGGAAGGTCAAGGCAAAGAATGCTTTGGAGAACTACTCAAACAGTATGAGGAAAGCTGTGAAAGATTACAAGGAGAAGATTGAAGATGCCACCGAGCAAAGCAACCAATGGCTCAACGGCAACCACCTTGTTGGGCCTGATCAAATTGAGGGCAAACTGAAGGAGCTACAGAGCCTCTGCAACTCAATGACTGCAAAAATGTACCCTGAGGCAGGAGGCAATACGTAA
- the LOC104120207 gene encoding heat shock cognate 70 kDa protein 2-like isoform X2 yields the protein MERDMEFVLDELMINSGNVVENVTETLNSIPSELKRLLQMLKDFAAKVLVTLKNVGGEVLLTLKNVGGEVLLTLKNIGGQMVVTLKNIGGGFASWFNRMFPPGTRIEKIKEWCKFALCFIGMLVIVYASFYAGKVGAAIMKNIFGDGFPSWCTMVFPPGTRVETIKEWCQVALCIIKFLLCSTEQDDESFRAGKMVATVKNFGDGFADVFPPPGTKIHKIKEWCQAASPFIGLLLRWLQQDAETYYQGVKSQLELTNLEDESSMYAAVLGLILLLPNYVKERCDKIKPGKGQGPIIGIDLGTTYSSVGVWQHDRVEIIANDQGNRMTPSYVSFTDLERLIGDAAEKEVARNPTNTVFAAKRLIGRRFSDASVQSDMKLWPFQIGAVAGDKPPRIGVYYKGEKKQFTAEEISSMVLMKMKEIAEAFLGTSVRNAVVTVPAYFNDSQRQATKDAGVIAGLNVMRIINEPTAAAIAYYGLDNKATSVAEKNVLIFDLGGGTFDVSILTIVEGSTFEVKATAGDTSLGGEDFTNRLVNHFVQEFKIKSTKDITGNPMALQRLRTACESAKRTLSSAAQTTIEIVSLYEGIDLSSTITRAKFEELNMDLFAKCMTSVEDCLRDALMIQSSVHDVVLIGGSTKIPKVQQLLQDLFNGKKLCKSINPDEAVAYGAVVHAAILSGERKVQDLLVLDVTPLSLSVRSDTSHDMSVTLIPKNTTIPTRKHFTTPHTIQVFEGEKVAKITDNNLLGEFELSGVPPKSPQITACFHIDADGILNVSTEDTTDGQNNNLFPVSKKKKKNAITVTNNKGRLSKEEIEKMVQEAEKYKSQDEEHKRKVKAKNALENYSNSMRKAVKDYKEKIEDATEQSNQWLNGNHLVGPDQIEGKLKELQSLCNSMTAKMYPEAGGNT from the exons ATGGAGAGAGACATGGAATTCGTACTAGACGAATTGATGATCAATTCAGGGAACGTGGTAGAAAATGTAACGGAGACACTTAACTCAATACCAAGTGAGTTAAAAAGATTGTTGCAGATGCTAAAGGATTTTGCTGCCAAAGTGTTAGTGACGCTAAAGAATGTTGGTGGCGAAGTGTTATTGACGCTAAAGAATGTTGGTGGCGAAGTGTTACTGACGCTGAAGAATATCGGAGGACAAATGGTGGTGACATTAAAGAATATTGGTGGTGGATTTGCTAGTTGGTTTAATAGGATGTTTCCGCCGGGAACTAGAATCGAAAAGATCAAAGAATGGTGTAAGTTTGCTTTATGCTTCATAGGGATGCTAGTTATTGTTTATGCAAGCTTTTATGCTGGAAAAGTAGGGGCGgcaataatgaagaatattttTGGCGATGGATTTCCTAGTTGGTGTACTATGGTGTTTCCGCCGGGAACTAGGGTCGAAACGATCAAAGAATGGTGTCAGGTTGCTTTATGCATCATAAAGTTTCTGCTGTGTTCGACTGAACAAGATGATGAAAGCTTTCGTGCTGGAAAAATGGTGGCGACAGTAAAGAATTTTGGTGATGGATTTGCTGACGTGTTTCCGCCGCCGGGAACTAAAATCCATAAGATCAAAGAATGGTGTCAGGCTGCTTCACCTTTCATAGGGTTGCTGCTGCGGTGGCTTCAACAAGATGCTGAAACCTATTATCAGGGAGTGAAATCGCAGCTAGAGCTGACTAATTTAGAGGATGAAAGCTCTATGTATGCGGCGGTACTGGGACTGATACTGCTACTGCCCAATTATGTGAAGGAAAGATGTGATAAAATTAAGCCAG GAAAAGGACAAGGACCGATAATCGGAATCGATCTCGGCACTACATACTCATCCGTCGGCGTGTGGCAACACGACCGTGTTGAAATCATTGCCAATGATCAAGGTAACAGAATGACGCCATCCTACGTTAGTTTCACTGATTTGGAGCGTCTCATTGGTGATGCCGCCGAAAAAGAAGTCGCTAGGAACCCTACCAACACTGTCTTTG CTGCTAAAAGGTTGATAGGTAGGAGATTTAGTGATGCCTCTGTGCAGAGTGACATGAAGTTGTGGCCATTCCAGATTGGTGCTGTTGCTGGTGATAAGCCACCGAGGATTGGAGTCTACTACAAGGGTGAGAAGAAACAGTTTACTGCTGAGGAGATCTCATCTATGGTGCTCATGAAGATGAAAGAGATTGCTGAAGCCTTCCTTGGCACAAGTGTTAGGAATGCTGTGGTTACTGTTCCAGCCTATTTCAATGACTCTCAGCGTCAGGCCACCAAGGATGCTGGTGTTATTGCAGGCCTGAATGTGATGCGTATTATCAATGAACCTACTGCAGCTGCCATTGCTTATTATGGTCTTGATAACAAGGCTACAAGTGTTGCTGAGAAGAATGTGCTAATCTTTGATCTTGGTGGCGGCACATTTGATGTCTCTATTCTAACAATTGTGGAAGGTAGTACCTTTGAGGTGAAAGCTACTGCTGGAGACACCAGCCTTGGAGGTGAGGACTTCACCAATAGGTTGGTTAACCATTTTGTTCAGGAATTCAAGATAAAGAGCACAAAGGATATCACTGGTAATCCTATGGCGCTCCAAAGGTTGAGAACTGCATGTGAGAGTGCAAAAAGGACTCTTTCATCCGCTGCTCAGACCACCATTGAAATTGTCTCTCTGTACGAGGGTATTGACCTTTCTTCCACCATCACACGTGCTAAATTTGAAGAGCTTAACATGGATCTGTTTGCAAAGTGTATGACATCAGTTGAGGACTGTTTGAGGGACGCTCTGATGATCCAGAGCTCAGTTCATGATGTCGTCCTGATTGGTGGCTCCACTAAAATCCCAAAGGTCCAACAACTTTTGCAGGACCTTTTCAATGGGAAGAAGCTATGCAAGAGCATCAACCCTGATGAGGCTGTTGCTTATGGTGCTGTAGTGCATGCTGCAATTTTAAGTGGGGAGCGTAAGGTGCAGGATCTTTTGGTGTTGGATGTTACCCCTCTTTCCCTTAGTGTGAGATCTGATACTTCTCATGACATGTCTGTAACATTGATTCCCAAAAACACCACTATCCCAACAAGGAAACACTTTACAACCCCCCACACGATTCAGGTCTTTGAAGGTGAGAAAGTAGCGAAGATCACGGACAATAACTTGCTTGGCGAATTCGAGCTCTCTGGCGTCCCTCCTAAAAGTCCTCAAATCACAGCGTGCTTTCACATTGATGCTGATGGTATCTTGAATGTCTCTACTGAGGACACGACAGATGGCCAGAATAACAATCTTTTTCCTgtttcgaagaagaagaagaagaacgcgATTACAGTCACCAATAACAAGGGCAGACTCTCGAAGGAGGAGATCGAGAAGATGGTTCAGGAAGCAGAGAAGTACAAATCTCAGGATGAGGAACACAAGAGGAAGGTCAAGGCAAAGAATGCTTTGGAGAACTACTCAAACAGTATGAGGAAAGCTGTGAAAGATTACAAGGAGAAGATTGAAGATGCCACCGAGCAAAGCAACCAATGGCTCAACGGCAACCACCTTGTTGGGCCTGATCAAATTGAGGGCAAACTGAAGGAGCTACAGAGCCTCTGCAACTCAATGACTGCAAAAATGTACCCTGAGGCAGGAGGCAATACGTAA